The Candidatus Neomarinimicrobiota bacterium genome includes a window with the following:
- the thrS gene encoding threonine--tRNA ligase codes for MKEITVTVPGYDPNTYPANTPASEILQDIAPKSTGNAVAARMNGQLWDWHRGVSEDGELEAVAADSDEGHSILLHSTAHLMAQAVKQLYPEAKVTIGPTIENRFYYDFDMEIPFTDEDLSKIEERMRELAAEGLAIDRQELPRKEALSLFKKMGESYKVEIVDGIADDESLSAYTQGDFTDLCRGPHVPSTDFIKHFKLLNTAGAYWRGDESNKMLQRIYGTAFATKKRLKQYLHFLEEAKKRDHRKLGKELELFSFDDEVGPGLPLWLPNGAIIIDELENLARETEKKAGYQRVRTPHITKGTLYEKSGHLKHYRDSMYPAMDVDGVNYYIKPMNCPHHHKIYASSPRSYRDLPVRLAEYGTCYRYEKSGQLFGLMRVRSMQMNDAHIYCTEDQLKEEFLAVSNIYMEYFSIFGIEKYEMDLCVHSADGLGNKYVNEPELWIKTEQAVREALDEGNINYVEIPGEAAFYGPKIDVQVWSAIGKKFTLATNQVDFAIPSRFDLTYTNEKNEEETPLCIHRAPLGTHERFIGFLIEHFGGDFPLWLAPTQIIILPVSDKFIDYAEQLSKQLTAEGFRVEVDSRSDKIGAKIRNAEMRKISVMFIVGGRESEKGTVSVRRRFTGDLGEKSVDEIVDDLKREIKNKRRQEISQK; via the coding sequence ATGAAAGAGATTACGGTTACCGTACCTGGATACGATCCGAACACTTATCCTGCCAATACCCCTGCATCTGAAATCCTCCAAGATATAGCTCCAAAATCAACCGGCAACGCCGTCGCTGCCAGGATGAACGGTCAGTTGTGGGATTGGCATCGAGGGGTAAGTGAAGATGGGGAGTTGGAGGCTGTCGCAGCCGATTCGGATGAAGGTCATTCAATCCTCCTGCACAGCACGGCGCACCTGATGGCACAGGCTGTCAAGCAACTCTATCCAGAAGCCAAGGTAACCATTGGTCCTACTATAGAAAATCGATTCTACTACGATTTCGACATGGAAATACCATTCACTGATGAAGATCTCTCCAAGATTGAGGAGCGGATGAGAGAACTCGCCGCTGAAGGTTTGGCTATAGACCGTCAGGAGCTTCCGAGGAAAGAGGCACTATCACTTTTTAAGAAAATGGGCGAGAGCTACAAAGTAGAGATTGTAGATGGAATTGCTGACGACGAATCCTTATCTGCCTATACCCAGGGAGACTTTACGGATTTGTGCCGAGGACCACACGTTCCGTCAACTGACTTCATCAAGCACTTTAAACTCCTTAATACGGCAGGAGCCTATTGGCGCGGTGATGAAAGTAACAAAATGCTGCAGAGAATTTATGGGACCGCTTTCGCTACAAAAAAACGGCTGAAGCAGTACCTTCACTTTCTCGAGGAAGCCAAGAAACGTGATCACCGCAAACTTGGCAAAGAACTTGAATTATTTTCCTTCGATGATGAAGTAGGGCCCGGTCTTCCCTTATGGCTTCCTAACGGAGCTATCATTATCGATGAACTGGAAAATCTGGCCAGGGAGACCGAAAAAAAGGCGGGTTACCAGCGCGTACGGACACCACATATAACTAAGGGAACATTATATGAAAAATCCGGGCATCTGAAACATTACAGAGACAGTATGTATCCCGCCATGGATGTGGACGGGGTTAACTATTATATCAAACCGATGAATTGTCCTCATCACCACAAAATCTATGCTTCTTCGCCCAGAAGTTATCGCGATTTACCCGTTCGGTTAGCCGAATATGGTACCTGTTACCGGTACGAAAAATCCGGTCAGCTCTTTGGACTGATGCGAGTACGAAGTATGCAGATGAATGATGCACACATCTACTGTACAGAAGATCAGTTAAAGGAAGAATTTCTGGCCGTTAGTAATATCTACATGGAATATTTCTCTATCTTTGGAATTGAAAAATACGAGATGGATTTATGCGTTCATTCAGCTGATGGATTAGGAAATAAATATGTCAATGAACCGGAACTTTGGATTAAGACTGAACAGGCTGTACGTGAAGCATTGGATGAAGGGAATATCAATTATGTTGAAATTCCCGGTGAAGCAGCTTTCTACGGACCCAAAATTGATGTCCAGGTTTGGAGCGCTATCGGGAAAAAATTTACCCTTGCAACCAATCAGGTTGATTTCGCTATTCCCTCAAGATTTGATTTAACCTATACAAACGAGAAAAACGAAGAAGAAACGCCACTGTGTATCCACAGGGCCCCGCTCGGTACTCATGAACGTTTTATTGGATTTTTAATCGAACATTTCGGCGGTGATTTTCCTCTATGGCTGGCACCGACACAGATCATCATTCTACCTGTATCTGATAAATTTATCGATTATGCGGAGCAGTTAAGTAAGCAGCTGACTGCTGAAGGTTTTCGAGTTGAGGTTGACAGTCGCTCTGACAAGATCGGTGCCAAAATCCGGAATGCCGAAATGAGAAAGATTAGCGTTATGTTTATTGTTGGAGGAAGGGAGTCTGAGAAAGGCACCGTTTCTGTCCGGAGAAGGTTTACAGGTGATCTGGGCGAAAAGTCGGTGGACGAAATAGTGGACGACCTGAAACGTGAAATCAAAAACAAAAGGAGGCAAGAGATATCGCAAAAGTAG
- the pheS gene encoding phenylalanine--tRNA ligase subunit alpha, whose product MSDEIAALRAEFQQAIDSADTNRPETIENLRIKYLGRKGAVAALFAQLGQADAKDRPKLGQLLNQLKQDLIESLESLQSGVQTGIGVETGVGDQSLPGDYFPLGSLHPIEQTLHEVKRIFASIGFAVAYGPEVDDDYHNFEALNIPKHHPARDMQDTFYVSPDVVLRTHTSNTQIHVMENQDPPVRVICPGRVYRHEAISVRSYCMFHQVEGLYVNRNVSFAEMKGTLEYFNHQFFGSDVKSRFRPSFFPFTEPSAEVDISCIVCGGKGCSLCKKTGWLEILGCGMVDPKVYEFVGYDTEECRGYAFGMGIERLAMLKYQIDDIRLFFNGDVRFLRQFV is encoded by the coding sequence TTGTCTGATGAAATAGCCGCACTTCGAGCCGAATTCCAGCAGGCCATCGACTCTGCCGATACGAACAGGCCTGAGACGATAGAGAATCTGCGTATAAAATATCTGGGTCGAAAGGGAGCGGTGGCAGCACTGTTTGCACAACTCGGCCAGGCTGATGCCAAAGACAGACCCAAGCTGGGGCAGCTTCTCAACCAGTTGAAGCAAGACCTCATCGAATCGCTGGAATCGTTACAAAGTGGGGTGCAGACAGGTATCGGGGTGGAGACTGGCGTGGGAGATCAGTCTCTGCCGGGAGACTATTTTCCCCTCGGTTCACTTCATCCCATTGAGCAGACTCTCCATGAAGTGAAAAGAATCTTCGCCTCCATCGGTTTTGCCGTGGCATACGGTCCTGAAGTAGATGACGACTACCACAACTTCGAAGCATTGAATATTCCCAAGCACCACCCCGCCCGCGATATGCAGGACACCTTCTATGTGTCCCCTGATGTAGTTCTCAGAACTCATACATCTAATACTCAGATTCATGTGATGGAGAATCAGGATCCGCCTGTGCGGGTTATCTGTCCTGGGCGCGTTTACCGCCATGAAGCCATTAGCGTTCGTAGCTACTGCATGTTTCACCAGGTGGAAGGATTATATGTCAACCGGAACGTCTCTTTCGCCGAGATGAAGGGTACACTGGAATACTTTAACCACCAGTTTTTCGGCTCTGATGTAAAATCAAGATTTCGCCCAAGTTTCTTTCCCTTTACAGAGCCGAGTGCAGAAGTGGATATCTCATGTATAGTCTGCGGCGGAAAAGGGTGTTCTCTATGTAAAAAGACGGGATGGCTGGAGATACTGGGCTGCGGCATGGTAGATCCTAAAGTGTATGAATTCGTAGGATACGATACTGAAGAGTGTCGCGGTTATGCATTCGGTATGGGCATTGAACGACTGGCCATGTTAAAGTACCAGATTGATGATATCAGGCTTTTCTTCAACGGCGACGTCCGTTTCCTGAGGCAGTTCGTATGA
- the tmk gene encoding dTMP kinase: MSGIFITFEGIDGCGKSTQADLLENHLKSIRQDVISVREPGGTDISERIREVLLSTDNRMMSKRTEALLLAASRAQLTLETIVPALESGKVVLCDRYLDSTLAYQGYGRQLPVEWLQQINSTAITPDITFYVDIPVDEAMARMKGKTLDRMEEEGTTFLKRVKDGYLTLAQKYSARYIVLDGTADVNSLHNTIRKEIEKKDDKD; this comes from the coding sequence ATGAGCGGAATTTTTATCACATTTGAAGGAATTGACGGCTGTGGCAAGTCGACCCAGGCCGATCTGCTTGAGAATCATCTTAAGAGTATCAGACAAGATGTGATCTCTGTGAGGGAACCCGGTGGAACTGATATATCCGAAAGGATAAGGGAGGTACTGTTAAGTACAGACAACCGTATGATGAGTAAACGTACTGAAGCGCTTCTTCTGGCAGCCAGCAGGGCACAGCTGACGCTGGAGACCATTGTCCCCGCTCTTGAATCAGGAAAGGTAGTCCTATGTGATCGCTATCTCGATTCTACGCTTGCCTATCAGGGTTACGGTCGTCAGCTTCCCGTCGAATGGCTACAACAGATCAACAGCACGGCAATCACACCGGACATTACCTTTTATGTCGATATCCCGGTTGACGAGGCTATGGCACGCATGAAAGGCAAAACACTCGACAGAATGGAGGAGGAAGGAACTACGTTTCTCAAACGTGTAAAAGACGGTTATCTGACCCTTGCGCAAAAGTATTCGGCAAGATATATTGTTCTTGATGGCACAGCTGATGTCAATTCACTTCACAACACTATCAGAAAGGAAATAGAAAAAAAGGATGACAAAGATTAG
- a CDS encoding cell division protein ZapA, with amino-acid sequence MSDPQENLVRVSIFGQEYTVKAHADSNYIADVAQYVDKKMREVEDTLPSAQSSTRIAILAAMSITDDLFSSKREKKNVIDQVEDKAAALVEILDESLVSG; translated from the coding sequence ATGAGTGATCCCCAGGAAAATCTGGTCCGAGTTTCCATCTTCGGTCAGGAATACACGGTAAAAGCACATGCCGATTCAAATTATATTGCAGATGTCGCCCAATACGTCGATAAGAAAATGCGGGAAGTGGAGGATACCCTTCCTTCAGCTCAGTCCAGTACTAGAATTGCCATCCTCGCTGCCATGAGCATTACAGACGACCTCTTCTCTTCAAAGCGGGAGAAAAAGAATGTGATCGATCAGGTTGAAGATAAGGCGGCGGCCCTCGTTGAAATCCTGGATGAATCTCTAGTATCAGGTTGA
- the pheT gene encoding phenylalanine--tRNA ligase subunit beta has protein sequence MIIVIDWLKDYVDIDLSPEELADLLTNSGLESDVILDGRALDIELTPNRPDCMSHLGVARDIAVLTGRTLSPPQFTLKENDQKAHDDVAIEIIDKKECPRYACRVVKNVKVSTSPQWIVERLEMGGIRSINNIVDVSNYVLLELGHPLHTFDLLQIAGAKIIVRLAKKGETITTLDGEEQKLTADHLLICDGEKPVALAGVMGGENSEVSDATTDVLIESAFFDPVTVRKGSKALGLSTEASKRFERGTDYEGLITALNRTASMLAEIAGGEISSGIVDAYPEQIEISPIRFRTNVASATAGINFETLFIEQTFEGLGISYTPTDDGYNCTPPTFRPDLEREIDLTEELVRVYGFSRIDSDLSYAGYLSDVTWDPGDYLDELRQFFVGLGFNEVSTNSLIHKREAGHFTASGAVELQNPISRDMAVLRTSLFPGLLKAVSHNLKRGENDLSLFEHGMIFAASSESKTGCEETEQLAGIICGNQIPRQWKRGEESADFYTVKGIADAVARFLSIKDYSVSASNSRQLFNPGQVLINGAGEYLVEFGLFSADALAYYDIEVPLFGFRLSLERIREKMSKNIIHQPPPKHPGILRDLSFLLQHKHPVGEIEKVIRENGTDLLTRLSLYDLYEGDQIEKDQKSVTFSLFFRDDKRTLKDEEVDDIVAGIISETSKRFSAKLR, from the coding sequence ATGATTATCGTTATTGACTGGCTGAAAGACTACGTCGACATCGACCTCTCTCCTGAAGAACTGGCTGATCTGCTGACCAATTCAGGTCTTGAATCAGACGTTATTTTGGATGGAAGAGCTCTCGATATTGAATTGACACCAAACAGACCCGACTGTATGTCTCATCTCGGGGTTGCAAGGGATATTGCCGTCCTTACGGGAAGAACGTTGAGCCCGCCGCAGTTCACGCTGAAAGAGAATGATCAGAAGGCCCATGATGATGTTGCTATCGAAATCATCGACAAGAAAGAATGTCCCCGCTATGCCTGCCGCGTGGTGAAGAACGTCAAGGTCAGCACTTCGCCCCAGTGGATTGTGGAGAGGCTTGAAATGGGAGGAATTAGAAGTATCAATAATATTGTTGATGTTTCTAACTATGTCCTTCTTGAACTTGGACACCCCCTGCACACATTCGACCTGCTGCAGATCGCTGGAGCAAAGATAATCGTCAGGCTTGCCAAAAAAGGGGAAACAATTACTACCCTTGACGGTGAGGAGCAGAAACTTACAGCGGACCATCTTCTGATTTGTGATGGGGAAAAACCTGTTGCACTGGCCGGAGTGATGGGAGGGGAGAATTCCGAAGTGTCAGATGCGACAACGGATGTTCTCATCGAAAGCGCCTTTTTTGATCCTGTGACGGTGCGCAAAGGTTCGAAAGCGCTCGGTTTGAGTACTGAGGCATCCAAACGATTTGAGCGCGGTACAGATTACGAAGGACTCATCACAGCTCTGAACAGGACGGCCTCCATGCTGGCAGAGATTGCGGGTGGTGAAATCAGTAGCGGAATTGTGGATGCTTATCCCGAACAGATTGAAATTTCTCCAATTCGCTTCCGCACAAACGTCGCCTCGGCAACAGCCGGCATCAATTTTGAAACTTTATTTATTGAACAAACATTTGAAGGGTTAGGTATATCGTACACCCCAACAGATGACGGTTACAACTGTACCCCACCCACATTTCGCCCTGATCTTGAAAGAGAAATCGATCTAACAGAAGAGCTTGTCCGGGTTTACGGCTTCAGCCGTATTGATTCAGATTTATCGTACGCGGGATATCTGTCTGATGTAACGTGGGATCCCGGAGATTATCTGGATGAATTGAGGCAATTCTTCGTCGGATTGGGATTCAATGAAGTTTCTACCAACAGTCTCATTCACAAGCGTGAGGCCGGACATTTTACAGCAAGTGGTGCAGTGGAACTCCAGAATCCTATCAGCCGTGATATGGCGGTCCTCAGGACATCACTTTTTCCCGGACTGCTGAAAGCTGTTAGCCACAATCTGAAACGCGGAGAAAATGATCTTTCTCTCTTTGAGCATGGAATGATATTCGCGGCAAGTTCAGAATCCAAGACAGGATGTGAAGAGACTGAACAGTTAGCCGGAATTATTTGTGGCAATCAAATCCCCCGACAGTGGAAAAGGGGGGAGGAGTCTGCCGATTTTTACACTGTAAAGGGAATTGCAGATGCGGTGGCGAGATTCCTCAGTATTAAGGACTATAGTGTAAGCGCTAGCAACAGCCGTCAATTATTTAACCCCGGTCAAGTTCTCATCAATGGAGCAGGTGAGTATCTAGTGGAGTTTGGCCTTTTTTCAGCAGATGCTTTGGCCTATTACGACATCGAGGTGCCACTGTTCGGTTTTCGCCTTTCACTCGAAAGGATAAGAGAGAAGATGTCAAAGAATATTATACATCAGCCTCCTCCAAAACACCCTGGGATCTTGCGAGATCTTTCATTCCTCCTGCAGCACAAACATCCTGTAGGAGAGATAGAAAAGGTGATCAGAGAAAACGGCACTGACCTCCTGACGCGGCTGTCTCTTTATGATCTCTATGAAGGTGACCAGATCGAAAAAGATCAGAAGAGTGTCACTTTCAGCCTGTTCTTCAGGGATGATAAAAGAACATTAAAAGACGAGGAAGTTGACGATATTGTCGCTGGAATAATTTCCGAGACTTCAAAACGATTCAGTGCTAAATTACGTTAA
- the lat gene encoding L-lysine 6-transaminase, with amino-acid sequence MSTVSANDVRQTLAQYILTDGFDPVVDLEKSHGSWVVDGRDGREYLDLFSMFASMPVGYNHPKVIEAKERLASSAFNKPTNSDIYCSQMAECIDTFFNIAVPDVFKHSFFIEGGALGIENALKASFDWKVKKNFLKNGKAAEVGSQVIHFEQCFHGRTGYTLSLTNTADPRKTAYFPIFDWPRIVNPRVTFPLNDENLERVATLEKQAVQQIKNSIHERGDDIAAMIIEPIQGEGGDNHFRAEFLAQLRTICDENEIMLIFDEVQSGMGLTGKMWAWQNSGVAPDMMCFGKKTQVCGFVSSDRIDEIPDNVFNESSRINSTWGGNLTDMVRLTIYLEIMREENLVEQAANNGIYLLNAIEALQADYADIVSNARGVGLMCAFDLPDGDTRDKVVNLILQNGAIILGSGTHTVRFRPPLNISQEEIDTGISIIRKSLDALRN; translated from the coding sequence ATGAGTACGGTATCGGCAAATGATGTTCGCCAGACTCTGGCACAATATATTCTGACAGACGGCTTCGATCCGGTAGTCGATCTTGAAAAAAGTCACGGATCATGGGTTGTAGACGGCCGCGACGGGAGAGAGTATCTCGATCTCTTCTCCATGTTCGCTTCTATGCCGGTGGGATACAATCATCCGAAGGTTATTGAAGCCAAGGAGCGGCTGGCATCTTCAGCGTTCAATAAGCCGACAAATTCAGACATCTACTGCTCGCAGATGGCCGAATGTATCGACACATTCTTCAATATTGCTGTTCCCGATGTTTTCAAACATAGCTTCTTTATCGAAGGTGGTGCCCTAGGCATCGAAAACGCCCTCAAGGCTTCGTTCGACTGGAAAGTGAAGAAAAACTTCCTCAAGAACGGCAAAGCGGCAGAAGTCGGCTCACAGGTGATTCACTTCGAGCAGTGCTTTCACGGGCGGACAGGATACACTCTGTCGCTCACAAATACCGCTGATCCACGCAAGACTGCCTATTTCCCCATCTTTGACTGGCCGCGGATCGTCAATCCACGGGTCACCTTTCCGCTGAACGATGAAAACCTTGAGAGAGTAGCGACTCTCGAGAAACAGGCCGTGCAGCAGATAAAGAACTCTATTCATGAACGCGGTGATGATATCGCTGCTATGATCATTGAACCGATCCAGGGCGAGGGGGGAGATAACCATTTCCGCGCTGAATTCCTGGCACAGCTTCGCACCATCTGTGATGAGAACGAAATCATGCTCATCTTTGACGAAGTGCAGTCCGGCATGGGTCTTACAGGAAAAATGTGGGCATGGCAGAATTCAGGCGTTGCCCCTGATATGATGTGCTTCGGCAAGAAGACGCAAGTGTGCGGCTTTGTCAGCAGTGACAGGATTGACGAGATACCCGATAACGTATTCAACGAGTCCAGCAGGATAAACTCGACGTGGGGCGGTAATCTTACCGACATGGTGCGGCTTACTATCTATCTCGAGATTATGCGTGAGGAAAATCTTGTTGAGCAAGCCGCTAACAACGGTATATATCTACTTAACGCTATCGAAGCTTTGCAAGCCGACTATGCCGATATTGTATCAAACGCCAGAGGAGTGGGACTCATGTGTGCTTTTGATCTTCCCGATGGGGATACAAGAGATAAAGTTGTAAATCTCATTCTCCAGAACGGGGCGATCATACTGGGAAGTGGGACACATACCGTCCGCTTTCGTCCGCCGCTTAACATATCACAGGAAGAAATCGATACCGGCATTTCAATTATCAGGAAGTCCCTCGACGCCCTGCGCAACTGA
- a CDS encoding S41 family peptidase, which translates to MTKIRQHVRLRSVLIITIMIVGVSSLLIGRSDLYRDISDNWKFVFEVYKRIMTHYAEQIDPKKLAEAGVKGMMAELDPYTVYLEETDNHNLDLLTKGNYGGVGIQLGERDDSLTVISPMDDSPAKRSGILPGDKIIAVDGESTYDMNLDDAASRIRGKRGTKVILTILRYGESENLDFELTRAVITVEDVSFAGIVQDDVGYIRLSRFSKNSPQEVRKALKNLKEQDANKIVLDLRGNSGGLLDAAIRILEMVTDKGDPLLSTSGRNQEAEREFVSQIDPVIDSSIALAILIDGGSASASEIIAGTVQDLDRGIIIGTQSFGKGLVQSIYSIDDDRSLKLTTAKYYIPSGRLIQKPGYVDKEIVIGWTEEDSVFSTMNGRRVTAKGGITPDISVEQMKIPPLTRECWRRGFFFQFSTVYLADHDPVMPVSVDDAMLEEFRQFVDTKKVKLSLKGEKQFTTLEEELDSIAVEDLRIKQSLTVLHNYFDRSKDNLFENEKEYLALGLEREMSSIIGGISARIESSFDDDPVILKTIEVLSDKIAYDNTLNIAEF; encoded by the coding sequence ATGACAAAGATTAGACAACACGTAAGGCTGAGATCAGTCCTGATTATCACAATTATGATAGTGGGGGTATCTTCGTTACTTATCGGCAGGAGTGATCTTTACCGTGACATCTCGGATAACTGGAAGTTCGTCTTTGAGGTTTACAAGCGTATCATGACCCATTACGCCGAACAGATTGATCCCAAAAAGTTGGCGGAGGCAGGCGTGAAGGGGATGATGGCAGAATTGGATCCCTACACGGTTTATCTTGAAGAGACCGATAATCACAATCTTGACCTTCTGACCAAAGGTAATTACGGCGGTGTCGGAATTCAATTGGGTGAACGGGATGATTCTCTGACGGTCATTTCTCCCATGGACGATTCGCCAGCAAAACGAAGTGGGATTTTGCCGGGTGACAAGATAATTGCCGTTGACGGTGAGTCAACATACGATATGAATCTGGATGACGCCGCCAGCCGGATTCGCGGCAAACGAGGCACGAAAGTTATTTTGACGATACTGCGCTATGGCGAGAGCGAGAATCTCGACTTTGAACTGACCAGAGCTGTCATCACCGTTGAAGATGTATCATTTGCCGGCATCGTGCAGGATGACGTGGGCTATATTCGTCTTTCCCGCTTTTCCAAGAACTCCCCCCAAGAAGTAAGGAAAGCACTGAAGAATCTCAAAGAGCAAGACGCAAACAAGATCGTTCTCGATTTGAGGGGGAATTCAGGTGGTCTTCTGGACGCAGCCATTCGAATCCTGGAGATGGTGACCGACAAAGGAGATCCTCTTCTTTCTACCAGCGGGCGTAATCAGGAGGCTGAAAGGGAATTTGTCTCTCAGATTGATCCTGTTATCGACTCTTCCATCGCTTTGGCTATTCTCATCGACGGTGGCAGCGCCTCAGCAAGTGAAATTATTGCCGGCACCGTTCAGGACCTCGACCGGGGTATAATTATTGGAACCCAATCGTTTGGCAAAGGACTGGTTCAATCTATTTACTCCATCGATGATGACCGGTCGCTGAAGCTGACAACGGCAAAATATTACATCCCGTCTGGCAGACTGATCCAGAAGCCGGGTTATGTAGATAAAGAGATAGTAATCGGCTGGACGGAGGAGGATTCCGTTTTTTCCACCATGAACGGCAGGAGAGTGACGGCCAAAGGGGGAATAACACCCGATATCTCGGTAGAACAGATGAAGATTCCGCCACTGACGCGCGAATGCTGGCGACGAGGTTTCTTCTTTCAGTTCAGTACAGTCTATCTTGCAGATCACGATCCGGTCATGCCTGTTTCTGTGGATGATGCCATGCTGGAAGAATTCAGACAATTCGTTGATACCAAAAAGGTGAAACTCAGTTTGAAGGGGGAAAAACAATTCACCACCTTGGAAGAGGAGTTGGACAGTATTGCAGTTGAAGACCTCCGCATTAAACAATCACTCACTGTGCTGCACAACTATTTTGATAGATCAAAAGACAATCTTTTTGAGAATGAGAAAGAATATCTAGCACTCGGACTTGAAAGAGAAATGTCGTCTATCATTGGTGGCATATCGGCAAGGATTGAATCATCATTTGATGATGATCCGGTTATTCTGAAGACAATTGAAGTTCTGAGCGACAAGATTGCGTACGATAACACATTGAACATTGCTGAATTCTAG
- the rplT gene encoding 50S ribosomal protein L20: MARVTSSVARRKRHKKVLKQAKGYYGARSRLFRTAKEAVDRAMLYSYRDRRQRKRMMRRLWITRINAAARLNGTTYSALIAACKAKDVMINRKMLSDIAVSEPAAFSQIVTTVMGKA; the protein is encoded by the coding sequence ATGGCAAGAGTCACTAGTTCAGTTGCACGACGCAAGAGGCATAAGAAGGTACTCAAACAGGCCAAAGGTTACTACGGGGCCCGCAGCCGCCTCTTCCGAACAGCTAAAGAAGCTGTTGACCGGGCGATGCTCTACAGTTACAGGGACCGCCGACAGAGAAAACGGATGATGAGAAGATTATGGATTACCAGGATCAATGCCGCGGCCCGTCTCAACGGTACCACATATTCTGCCCTGATAGCTGCTTGCAAAGCTAAAGATGTCATGATCAACCGGAAGATGCTTTCGGATATTGCTGTCAGTGAGCCCGCTGCATTTTCGCAAATCGTCACTACGGTAATGGGGAAAGCTTGA
- the rpmI gene encoding 50S ribosomal protein L35, which yields MPKMKTRRGAAKRFSVTASGKVRKNKANKAHLLTRKSQDRKRNLRHGDNVSSADKKRVKKMLGI from the coding sequence ATGCCAAAGATGAAGACACGGCGTGGTGCAGCGAAACGGTTCTCTGTGACGGCAAGCGGTAAAGTACGCAAGAATAAAGCTAATAAAGCTCATCTTCTCACGAGAAAGAGCCAGGATCGCAAACGCAATCTGCGACACGGCGACAATGTTAGTAGTGCCGATAAAAAACGCGTCAAAAAGATGCTTGGAATTTAG
- the infC gene encoding translation initiation factor IF-3: MRVNGRIRAKELLLIAEDGEQLGVVDLDSALDRAQQSGLDLVEVAPKADPPVCRIMDYGKLKYDTKKKQHEGKKKQHVIKIKEVRFRPQISDHDFETKVRHARKFISDGNKVKVTIMFRGREMSRQDLGENVVSRVIETLADCAEVEKRGALEGRRFSVMLTPK, from the coding sequence ATCAGAGTAAATGGACGTATCCGTGCAAAAGAGCTTCTCCTTATCGCTGAAGACGGGGAGCAGTTGGGCGTTGTCGATCTTGACTCGGCGCTCGATCGGGCACAACAATCTGGTCTCGATCTGGTTGAAGTTGCACCTAAAGCTGATCCGCCTGTCTGCCGTATCATGGACTATGGCAAACTGAAATATGATACCAAGAAAAAACAGCATGAAGGCAAGAAAAAACAGCATGTAATTAAAATAAAAGAGGTTAGATTTCGCCCCCAAATAAGCGATCATGATTTCGAAACTAAGGTTAGACATGCAAGAAAGTTCATTAGCGACGGGAACAAAGTAAAAGTAACCATCATGTTCCGAGGCAGGGAAATGTCAAGACAGGATTTAGGCGAGAATGTTGTATCGCGCGTCATTGAAACGCTTGCGGACTGTGCTGAAGTGGAAAAGAGGGGAGCTTTGGAAGGTCGTCGTTTTTCGGTGATGCTGACGCCAAAATAG
- the rsmI gene encoding 16S rRNA (cytidine(1402)-2'-O)-methyltransferase produces the protein MATLYIVATPIGNLGDITLRAIDTLKSVDLILAEDTRHSRKLLTHYDIKKPLLSYHEHNEEQRTPKIIEKLQSGLNIALISDAGTPGISDPAYRLVRACAQAGLDVTSIPGPSSVVAAVVQSGLPTDRFVFEGFLPRKKGRKSRLKMLSQEERTIVIFESPERTLKTLKDCFQLMGNRPLSVCRELTKLHEEVYRGDTHGAVDYFSRRKPKGEIVIVIGKDDPNVYFD, from the coding sequence ATCGCTACACTCTACATCGTCGCTACTCCCATCGGTAATCTTGGCGATATCACTCTGAGGGCAATTGACACTCTAAAAAGTGTCGATCTCATTCTCGCTGAAGATACGCGCCACAGTCGAAAGCTGTTGACCCACTATGATATAAAGAAGCCGCTGCTAAGCTACCATGAACATAATGAGGAGCAGCGTACGCCCAAAATAATCGAGAAGCTACAAAGTGGGTTGAATATTGCGCTGATCAGCGATGCAGGGACTCCGGGTATCAGCGATCCCGCTTACCGGCTCGTCCGTGCCTGTGCTCAGGCGGGACTGGACGTGACATCCATCCCGGGACCATCATCTGTCGTTGCCGCTGTTGTTCAGTCTGGACTTCCCACAGATAGATTTGTCTTTGAGGGATTCTTACCGAGAAAGAAGGGGCGCAAATCACGTCTCAAGATGTTATCGCAAGAGGAGAGAACCATCGTTATATTTGAATCACCTGAACGGACGTTGAAGACGTTAAAGGACTGTTTCCAGTTAATGGGGAACCGGCCTCTGTCCGTCTGCCGTGAATTGACGAAATTGCACGAAGAAGTATACCGGGGCGATACGCATGGAGCGGTTGACTATTTTAGCAGGAGGAAGCCCAAAGGAGAGATTGTGATCGTTATCGGCAAAGATGATCCGAATGTCTATTTCGATTGA